A single region of the Capra hircus breed San Clemente chromosome X unlocalized genomic scaffold, ASM170441v1, whole genome shotgun sequence genome encodes:
- the SMC1A gene encoding structural maintenance of chromosomes protein 1A isoform X2, translating to MGFLKLIEIENFKSYKGRQIIGPFQRFTAIIGPNGSGKSNLMDAISFVLGEKTSNLRVKTLRDLIHGAPVGKPAANRAFVSMVYSEEGAEDRTFARVIVGGSSEYKINNKVVQLHEYSEELEKLGILIKARNFLVFQGAVESIAMKNPKERTALFEEISRSGELAQEYDKRKKEMVKAEEDTQFNYHRKKNIAAERKEAKQEKEEADRYQRLKDEVVRAQVQLQLFKLYHNEVEIEKLNKELASKNKEIEKDKKRMDKVEDELKEKKKELGKMMREQQQIEKEIKEKDSELNQKRPQYIKAKENTSHKIKKLEAAKKSLQNAQKHYKKRKGDMDELEKEMLSVEKARQEFEERMEEESQSQGRDLTLEENQVKKYHRLKEEASKRAATLAQELEKFNRDQKADQDRLDLEERKKVETEAKIKQKLREIEENQKRIEKLEEYITTSKQSLEEQKKLEGELTEEVEMAKRRIDEINKELNQVMEQLGDARIDRQESSRQQRKAEIMESIKRLYPGSVYGRLIDLCQPTQKKYQIAVTKVLGKNMDAIIVDSEKTGRDCIQYIKEQRGEPETFLPLDYLEVKPTDEKLRELKGAKLVIDVIRYEPPHIKKALQYACGNALVCDNVEDARRIAFGGHQRHKTVALDGTLFQKSGVISGGASDLKAKARRWDEKAVDKLKEKKERLTEELKEQMKAKRKEAELRQVQSQAHGLQMRLKYSQSDLEQTKTRHLALNLQEKSKLESELANFGPRINDIKRIIQSREREMKDLKEKMNQVEDEVFEEFCREIGVRNIREFEEEKVKRQNEIAKKRLEFENQKTRLGIQLDFEKNQLKEDQDKVHMWEQTVKKDENEIEKLKKEEQRHMKIIDETMAQLQDLKNQHLAKKSEVNDKNHEMEEIRKKLGGANKEMTHLQKEVTAIETKLEQKRSDRHNLLQACKMQDIKLPLSKGTMDDISQEEGSSQGEDSVSGSQRTSNIYAREALIEIDYGDLCEDLKDAQAEEEIKQEMNTLQQKLNEQQSVLQRIAAPNMKAMEKLESVRDKFQETSDEFEAARKRAKKAKQAFEQIKKERFDRFNACFESVATNIDEIYKALSRNSSAQAFLGPENPEEPYLDGINYNCVAPGKRFRPMDNLSGGEKTVAALALLFAIHSYKPAPFFVLDEIDAALDNTNIGKVANYIKEQSTCNFQAIVISLKEEFYTKAESLIGVYPEQGDCVISKVLTFDLTKYPDANPNPNEQ from the exons CCAGCAGCCAACCGAGCCTTTGTCAGCATGGTCTACTCTGAAGAGGGTGCTGAGGACCGCACGTTTGCCCGTGTCATTGTTG GAGGTTCCTCTGAGTACAAGATCAACAACAAAGTGGTCCAGCTACATGAGTACAGTGAGGAATTAGAAAAGTTGGGCATACTTATCAAAGCTCGTAACTTCCTCGTCTTCcag GGTGCTGTGGAATCTATTGCCATGAAGAACCCCAAAGAGAGGACAGCTCTTTTTGAAGAGATCAGTCGCTCTGGGGAGCTGGCCCAGGAATATGACAAGcgaaaaaaggaaatggtaaaagCTGAAGAGGACACACAGTTTAATTACCATCGCAAAAAAAACATTGCAGCTGAACGGAAGGAGgccaaacaagaaaaagaagag GCTGACCGCTACCAGCGCCTGAAGGATGAGGTGGTGCGAGCTCAGGTACAGTTGCAGCTTTTCAAACTTTATCATAACGAAGTGGAAATCGAGAAGCTCAACAAAGAACTGGCCTCTAAGAACAAGGAAATAGAGAAGGACAAGAAGCGGATGGACAAGGTAGAGGATGAgctgaaggagaagaagaaggagcTGGGCAAAATGATGCGGGAACAACAGCAGATTGAGAAGGAGATCAA GGAGAAGGACTCAGAGCTGAACCAGAAGAGGCCTCAGTACATCAAGGCCAAGGAAAATACTTCCCACAAAATCAAGAAGCTGGAAGCAGCCAAAAAGTCACTACAGAATGCTCAGAAGCATTATAAGAAGCGTAAAGGTGACATGGATGAGCTGGAAAAGGAGATGCTGTCAGTGGAGAAAGCTCGGCAGGAGTTTGAGGAACGGATGGAAGAGGAAAGTCAGAGTCAGGGCAGAGATTTGACTTTGGAGGAGAATCAG GTGAAGAAATATCACCGGTTGAAAGAAGAAGCCAGCAAGAGAGCAGCTACCCTGGCCCAGGAGCTGGAGAAGTTTAATCGAGACCAGAAGGCCGACCAGGACCGGCTGGATCTGGAAGAACGGAAGAAAGTAGAGACAGAG GCCAAGATCAAGCAAAAGCTGCGGGAGATTGAAGAGAATCAGAAACGGATTGAGAAACTAGAGGAATACATCACAACCAGCAA GCAGTCTCTAGAGGAGCAGAAGAAACTAGAGGGGGAGCTGACAGAGGAGGTGGAGATGGCCAAGCGGCGTATTGATGAGATTAATAAGGAGCTGAACCAGGTAATGGAGCAGCTGGGGGATGCCCGCATCGACCGCCAAGAGAGCAGCCGCCAACAGCGAAAGGCAGAAATTATGGAAAGCATCAAGCGCCTGTACCCTGGTTCTGTG TACGGCCGCCTCATTGACCTCTGCCAGCCCACACAAAAGAAGTATCAGATTGCAGTAACCAAGGTTTTGGGCAAGAACATGGATGCTATAATTGTGGACTCAGAGAAGACAGGCCGGGACTGCATTCAGTATATCAAGGAGCAGCGTGGGGAGCCTGAGACCTTCTTGCCTCTTGATTACCTGGAG GTAAAACCTACAGATGAGAAACTCCGGGAGCTGAAGGGGGCAAAGCTGGTGATTGATGTGATTCGCTATGAGCCACCTCACATCAAAAAGGCCCTGCAGTATGCTTGTGGCAATGCCCTTGTCTGTGACAATGTGGAGGATGCCCGCCGCATTGCCTTTGGAGGCCACCAGCGCCACAAG ACAGTGGCACTGGATGGGACCCTGTTCCAGAAGTCAGGGGTGATCTCTGGCGGGGCCAGTGACCTGAAGGCCAAGGCCCGACGCTGGGATGAGAAAGCAGTAGACAagttgaaagagaaaaaggagcgGTTGACAGAAGAGCTGAAG GAGCAGATGAAGGCAAAGCGAAAAGAGGCAGAACTACGTCAGGTGCAGTCTCAGGCCCACGGACTGCAGATGCGGCTCAAGTACTCACAGAGTGACCTAGAACAGACCAAGACACGGCATCTGGCCCTTAATCTGCAG GAAAAGTCCAAGCTGGAAAGTGAGCTAGCCAACTTTGGGCCTCGAATCAATGATATCAAGAGGATCATCCAGAGCCgagagagggaaatgaaagacttAAAGGAGAAGATGAACCAG GTAGAGGATGAGGTATTTGAGGAGTTTTGTCGGGAGATTGGTGTGCGCAATATCCGGGAGTTTGAAGAAGAGAAGGTGAAGCGGCAGAATGAAATCGCTAAGAAGCG TTTGGAATTTGAGAATCAGAAGACTCGTTTGGGTATCCAGTTGGATTTTGAAAAGAACCAGCTGAAGGAGGACCAGGATAAAGTACACATGTGGGAGCAGACagtgaaaaaagatgaaaatgagaTAGAAAAGCTCAAGAAG GAGGAGCAAAGACATATGAAGATCATAGATGAGACCATGGCGCAGCTACAAGACCTGAAGAACCAGCACCTGGCCAAGAAGTCAGAGGTGAATGACAAGAACCACGAGATGGAGGAGATTCGTAAGAAACTGGGGGGCGCCAACAA GGAAATGACCCATTTGCAGAAGGAAGTGACAGCCATTGAGACCAAGCTTGAACAGAAGCGCAGTGACCGCCACAACCTGCTACAGGCCTGCAAGATGCAGGACATCAAGTTGCCACTGTCTAAGGGCACCATGGATGATATCAGTCAGGAAGAG GGTAGCTCCCAAGGGGAGGATTCAGTGAGTGGCTCCCAACGGACTTCCAATATCTATGCACGAGAGGCTCTCATCGAGATTGACTACGGTGACCTGTGTGAGGATCTGAAG GATGCCCAGGCTGAGGAGGAAATCAAGCAGGAGATGAACACGCTGCAGCAGAAGCTGAATGAGCAGCAGAGTGTGCTCCAGCGTATTGCTGCCCCCAACATGAAGGCCATGGAAAAGCTGGAAAGTGTCCGAGACAAGTTCCAAGAGACCTCAGACG AATTTGAGGCAGCCCGAAAGCGAGCCAAGAAGGCCAAGCAGGCATTTGAACAGATCAAGAAGGAACGCTTTGACCGCTTCAATGCCTGTTTTGAATCGGTGGCCACCAACATTGATGAGATCTACAAGGCCCTGTCTCGTAACAGCAGTGCTCAG GCGTTCCTGGGCCCTGAGAACCCTGAGGAGCCCTACTTGGATGGCATAAACTACAACTGTGTGGCTCCTGGCAAACGCTTCCGACCCATGGACAACTTGTCAGGGGGCGAGAAAACAGTTGCAGCTCTGGCCCTGCTCTTTGCCATCCACAG CTACAAGCCAGCCCCTTTCTTCGTCCTGGATGAGATCGATGCTGCCCTGGATAACACCAACATTGGCAAG GTGGCAAATTACATCAAGGAGCAGTCAACTTGCAACTTCCAGGCCATCGTCATTTCTCTCAAGGAGGAGTTCTACACCAAGGCTGAGAGCCTCATTGGAGTCTACCCTGAG CAAGGGGACTGTGTGATCAGCAAAGTCCTGACCTTCGACCTCACCAAGTACCCAGATGCCAACCCCAACCCCAATGAGCAGTAG